The Thermomonospora curvata DSM 43183 DNA segment CCGGCTGCACGTGCTGGGCGGGTACGCCGCCGAGGCCGAGGCCGCCGCCATCGCCTCCAGCCTGGGGCTGCCGGACCGGGTGCTGAACCAGCCGCTGGGCACGCTGTCGGGCGGCCAGCGGCGGCGGGTGGAGCTGGCCCGGATCCTGTTCTCCGGCGCCGAGACGCTGCTGCTGGATGAGCCCACCAACCACCTGGACGCCGACTCCATCGTGTGGCTGCGGGATTTCCTGCGCTCGCACACCGGTGGGCTGGTGGTCATCAGCCACGATGTGGGGCTGCTGGAGGCCGTGGTCAACCGGGTGTTCCACCTGGACGCGGGCCGCTGCGTGATCGATGTCTACAACGTCGGCTGGAAGGCGTACCTGGCCCAGCGCGAGACCGACGAGCGGCGGCGCAAACGCGAGCAGGCCAACGCCCAGCGGCAGGCGGCGGCGCTGATGGCCCAGGCCGACAAGATGCGCGCCAAGGCCACCAAAGCCAAGGCCGCCCAGCAAATGGACCGGCGCGCCCGGCAGTTGCTGGCCTCGGTGGAGGGTGAACGCAAGTCCGATCGAGTGGCGAAAATCCGTTTTCCGGATCCGGCTCCTTGTGGGCGGACACCGCTCATCGCGGAGGGATTGTCGAAATCCTACGGATCTTTGGAGATTTTCACCGATGTGAACCTGGCCATCGACCGCGGCAGCCGGGTGGTGGTGCTGGGGTTGAACGGCGCCGGCAAGACCACTTTGCTGCGCCTGCTGGCGGGGGTGGACAAGCCCGACACCGGCCGGGTGATCGCCGGTCATGGCCTGAAACTGGGCTACTACGCCCAGGAGCACGAGACGCTGGAGGCCGGGCGCACGGTATTGGAGAACATGCGTTCGGCCGCGCCCGACCTGCCCGAGGTCGAGGTCCGCAAGATCTTGGGATCGTTCCTGTTCAGCGGCGATGACGTGGACAAACCCGCCGGGGTGCTCTCCGGCGGGGAGAAGACCCGCCTGGCGCTGGCCACGCTGGTGGTCTCCAGCGCCAATGTGCTGCTGCTGGACGAGCCGACCAACAACCTCGATCCGGCCAGCCGTCAGGAGATCTTGTCGGCGTTGCGCACCTTCACCGGAGCCATCGTCTTGGTGACTCATGATGAGGGCGCGGTGGAGGCGCTCCAACCGGAAAGGGTGATTTTGCTGCCGGATGGTGTTGAGGACATCTGGAGTGACGAGTTTGCCGATCTGGTGGCACTTGCGTGACCGCCTTGGCAAGGGAAGCAGATCTTTTCTGGCGTAGTGGGTAGCCGATCGGCCGGGAATGACTGATCATGGCGGGGGATAACGCAGCGGTCACCACATCACTACGGGAGGTACTCGTGGCCGAGACCCTTAAGAAGGGCACCCGCGTGACCGGTGCCGAGCGCGACAAGCTGGCGGCGGAACTCAAGAAGAGGTACGACTCCGGCGAGAGCATCCGCGCCCTGGCTGCCGCCACCGGCCGCTCCTACGGCTTCATCCACCGGATCCTCACCGAGTCGGGTGTCAACCTGCGTGGCCGCGGCGGCGCCACGCGCGGCAAGAAATCCTGACGCGTCCCTCCGGGACGGTCCCAGAAAACCGGCAGGCGTGCCTCGGGCGCCCGGTATCGCGCCCGGCTCCGCGTCCCGCCTCCGGGGGCGCCGCACAACGCCCTCGGAGGACGGAGACGCCTGTGCCCGCATCCCGCCGCCCCGGCCGACCGAGTATGGTTCGGTCGCGGCGGCGGACAGGCGGGCGCCCGGTCCACCGTGACGCCGCCGCGAGGTGAAGGCGGAAAAGGAGGCGTCCTGGTGGACACCGGCACGAAGCAGGCCGCCGTGGTACCGGCCGAGGACCTGGCGCAGGCCGGGCTCCTGCTGGACATCGACGGCCCGGTGGCGACGATCACGCTGAACCGGCCCGACAAGCGCAACGCGATGACGTTCGCCATGTGGCGGACGCTGGCGCGCATCGGCGACGCGCTGCCCGGCTCGGTGCGGGTGGTGGTCGTGCGCGGGGCCGGCAAGGCGTTCTCGGCGGGCATCGATTTGAGCATGTTCTCCTCGCCCGAGGGGCCGCGCGGCGACGACCCGGAGGCGGGAGACCGGTTCATCGCCGAACTGCAGGCCGGCTACACCTGGCTGCGCCGGCCGGAGATCGTCTCGATCGCGGCGGTGCACGGCTACGCCATCGGCGCCGCCTTCCAGCTGGCGCTGTCCTGCGACCTGCGGGTGATGGCCGAGGACGCCTGGCTCTGCATGAAGGAGCCCGCCCTGGGACTGGTGCCGGACCTGACCGGCACCAAGCCGCTGGTGGACATCGTCGGGGTGCACCGGGCGATCGACATCTGCCTGACCGCCCGCAAGGTGCCCGCCGAGGAGGCGGCCCGGCTCGGCCTGGCCGAGCGGGTGGTGCCGGCCGCCGAGCTGGAGACGGCGGTGCGGGAGCTGACCGGCGCCCTGCTGGCGGTCGACGCCGGGGCGGCGGTGGCCACCAAGCGGCTGCTGTGGCAGGCCCCCGGCAACACTCTGGAGGAGCAGTGCGCGGCCGAGCGGCGCGAGCAGCTGGCGCGGCTGCGGGCGCTGCGCGGCAACTGACCGCGGTAACCGAAGCGGCGTGCGCAAAGGGGGTCCGGCGGCCGGCGCCGGGCCCCTCTCGCCATGACGGCGGGATGTTCTTTTCGCCCTCGGCTGAGCAGGGAAGCAGTCCGGTGCCCGGTACGTTGAGTTCGGGCATCGGACTGATTACTTGATTACGCACGGGGAGGCCGATGTGGGAATGCCGGGCATGCCGGGCAACGGCTGGCAGCTGATGGCGTCCTACCGCAGGGACCGCTCGGTCACCCGGCAGAAGCTCAAGCCCGGCACCGTCCGGCGGATCGCCGGCTACGCCCGCCCGTACGTGCGGGAGCTGGCGCTGTTCTTGCTGCTGAACGCGCTGGCGGCGGGCATCGTGGTGGCCGGGCCGCTGCTGCTGAAGTCGATCATCGACCGGGGCGTGATCCCCGGCCGGCCCGCCGTGGTGATCTGGCTGGCGGTGGCCGTGGCGGCGCTGGCCCTGGTGGAGGCGGTGCTGTCGCTGGTGCAGCGGTGGTATTCGGCCCGCATCGGCGAGGGCCTCATCTACGACCTGCGCACCCAGGTGTTCGACCACGTGCAGCGCATGCCGGTGGCGTTCTTCATGCGGGCGCAGACCGGCTCGCTGGTCAGCCGGCTCAACACCGACGTGATCGGCGCCCAGCGGGCGCTGACCACCACCTTGTCGTCGGTGGTCTCCAACGTGATCAGCCTGATCCTGGTGCTGGGCGCCATGTTCTGGCTGTCGTGGCAGGTCACCGTGATCGCGCTGGTGCTGCTGCCGGTCTTCATCGTCCCGGCCAAATGGGTGGGCCGGCGGCTGCAGCGCATCAGCCGCGAGCAGATGCAGCTGGACGCGGAGATGAGCTCGCTGATGACCGAGCGCTTCAACGTGGCCGGGGCGATGCTGGCCAAGCTGTACGGGCGCCCGGAGGAGGAGTCGGCCATGTTCGCCGAGCGGGCCGGCCGGGTGCGCGACATCGGCGTGGTGTCGGCGATGTACGGGCGGGTCTTCTTCGTGGCGCTCACCCTGGTGGCCGCGCTGGCCACCGCCATGACCTACGGCGTCGGCGGCCTGCTGGTGGTGGACGGCACGCTGCAGCTGGGCACGCTGGTGGCGCTGGCGGCGCTGCTGACCCGCATGTACGGGCCGCTGACGGCGCTGTCCAACGTGCAGGTGGACGTGATGACCGCGCTGGTCAGCTTCGACCGGGTCTTTGAGGTGCTGGACCTGAAACCGATGATCGACCAGCGCCCGGGGGCGGTCCCGCTGGCCGCCGCCGGCTCCGGGCAGGCCCTGCGGGTGGAGTTCGACCACGTCACCTTCCGCTACCCGGCGGCCGAGGAGGTCTCGCTGGCCTCGCTGGAGTCCATCGCCCGCACCGACACCACCCCCGCCCGCACGGTGCTGCGCGATGTGAGCTTCACCGTCGAACCCGGCCAGATGGTCGCCCTGGTCGGCCCGTCCGGCGCGGGCAAGACCACCATCACCCACCTGGTGTCGCGGCTGTACGACGTCACCGACGGCGCGGTGCGGATCGGCGGGCGGGACGTGCGCGACCTGACCCTGGAGTCGCTGCGGCGGACCGTCGGCGTCGTCACCCAGGACGCCCACCTCTTCCACGACTCCATCCGGGCCAACTTGCGCTATGCCCGCCCGGACGCCACCGAGGAGGAGATCGTCCAGGCGCTCAAGGACGCCCACATCTGGGACCTGGTCGCCGCCATGCCCGACGGGCTGGACACCGTGGTGGGCGACCGCGGCTACCGGCTGTCGGGCGGGGAGAAGCAGCGCCTGGCCATCGCCCGGCTGCTGCTGAAGGCCCCCTCGGTGGTGATCTTGGACGAGGCCACCGCGCACCTGGACTCTGAGTCGGAGGCGGCGGTGCAGCGCGCCCTGGCCACCGCGCTGTCCGGGCGGACCTCGCTGGTGATCGCCCACCGGCTGTCGACGATCCGGGAGGCCGACCAGATCCTGGTGGTCGACGCCGGCCGGATCGTCGAGCGCGGCAGGCACGAGGAGCTGCTGCTGGCCGGCGGCCTGTACGCCGAGCTGTACCGCACCCAGTTCGCCTCCCAGGCCTCCGGCGGGGGCCGCAGCCCGGAGCCGCTGGGCGCCGAATGAACGGTAAGCCCCGCCCATAGCAGATCGTGTATGAAAAGTTACCCCTGGTCGCTGAAGGGGAGCGGGTCAGAGGGTAGATCTCATGCCGTGATCAGTGGGACGGCCGCGGCCCGGGACGGCCGGTCCGGCGATGATCACCGGTGCGGTACCGGGAAGCGACGGCTCCGCTTCGCCGCCCGGTGACCTCGCCGTCGAGCGGCCGTCACCGGGATGCGGGACGGTCGGGACGCACGACCGGCACGCCGCGGCCGTCCCGGCGCTCCCCGGCCGGCTTCCGGGCGCGGCCTGCGGCGGTGGAAACGAAGGGGGTGAGCATCCATGCGTCCGACGCGTCCGACCATCAAGATCACCAACCCGCTCAAAAGCTGGACCGGCCGCTATGCCCTCCTGCTGATCGGCCTGGGCGCCGCGGGCGTGATGATCGGCTGGGCCGGCCCGGATGCGCTCATGCGGCGCCGCTGAGCCGGTAGCCCAGCCGCTGCAGCTCCTTGCCGGCCACCCGCTCCACCTGGATGAGCTGTTTGGGGGTCAGCCGCCGGCGCCAGGCCCCCACGCCGCCGTCCCCGTTCTCCCCGGGCCGCACCAGCCCCGTCAGCGCGTTCTTGGGGATCGGGGCGCCCAGGTACTCCGACAAGGTCTCCACCACCTGACCCGGCCGGCTGATCAGATCCTCATAGCGCACCGTCAGCAGCTGGTCCTCGGGGACCTGGGCGCGCAGCCGGGCGCTCAGCCGCACCGAGCCGCGCCAGCGCAGCGCGCATTTGACCGCCATGGCCGCCTTGGGCCAGCGGGACCGGTCGGTGAAGTCCTCCACCCCCAGGAACGGGTTGGGGAAGACCTCCTCCAAATTGGCCACCCCCGGCTTGAACCAGGCCAGGCAGCGCTCGTCGGTCAGCATCCCGGCCACCACGTCCCGCCCGTCCCTGATCACCTGCAGCAGCTGGGCGTCGGGGAAGGCGTCCAGCAGCACATCGGCGCTGTAGATCAGGTCGGGGGAGGCGTCGGCGAACCGCTGCACCCGCCCCGGCTCGGTGCACACCTGTCCGGAGCGCACGGCGTCCTCTGCGGTCTCGGCGGGCGGCAGCCCGGCCAGAGTCCGGCACTCGGCCGGGCACTGGGCGCAGCCCCAGGGGGAGATCTGCCAGGCCTCGGCGTAGGCGTCCCGCAGCACCCGTGCGGCGCCCCGGCCGCGTTCGCTGGCGATCGTCGGCCGCCGGGCGAAGGCGTAGGTCACCCGCAGCACCCCGGGACGGCCGACCGTCAGGTGGAACCCCGCGGTCTGCTTGATCGCCCGCGCCAGCAGGTCGGTGCCCGAGTGCGGGGCGCCCAGGACGAACACCGGCCGGCGCACCTTCGTGCCGTTGATCACCAGGATGTGCGGGGCGGGTCTCATGACGATCTCCAGTGTCGCACTCCGTGCAGGGTACCGCCCCATATGTCCCTTTACCGGGCTGCCTGATCACGCGCAGTGCCGACCGGTTCGGCATGGCCGTCGGGCAGACCGAGTGAAGGCGTATTTAGCTCTGTATTCCCGGTATCTCGGGCCTAGCCTGGAGTGCATGGACATGCCCCCGAGCCTCGGCGAGTGGCTGCGCGAGGCCCGTTCGATCACCGTGCTGACCGGGGCCGGGATCAGCACCGACAGCGGCATCCCCGACTTTCGCGGGCCCCAGGGCGTGTGGACCAAGGACCCGTCGGCCGCCGCCTTGTCGTCCCTGGACGCCTACCTGGCCGACCCGCAGGTGCGGCGGCGGGTCTGGCAGGCCCGGCGCGACCATCCCGCCTGGCACGCCGAGCCCAACGCCGCGCACCTGGCCCTGGTGAAGCTGGAACGCGCCGGGCGGCTGCGCGCCATCGTCACCCAGAACATCGACGGGCTGCACCAGGCGGCCGGCTCCAGCCCGAAGACCGTCATCGAGATCCACGGCACGATGCGCGAGGTCGAGTGCCTGGAGTGCGGGCTGCGCACCCCGACGCAGCAGGTCCTGAAACGGCTGGAGGAGGGCGAGGCGGACCCGCCGTGCCTGGAGTGCGGCGGCATCCAGAAAGCGGCCACGATCTCCTTCGGGCAGGCCCTGCGCCCGCAGGTGCTGCAGGCGGCGGTGCGGGCCGCCCGCTCCTGCGACCTGTTCATGGCGGTGGGCACCTCGCTGACCGTGCACCCGGCGGCCGGACTGTGCCTGGAGGCCGTCGAGCACGGCGCGCGGCTGGTGATCGTCAACGCCCAGCCCACTCCCTATGACGGAATCGCCGACGCGGTGCTGCGCGAGCCCATCGGAGAGGCCCTGCCCGGCCTGGTGGAACTGGCCCTACGTGACGATCGGGTCACAGACGGCGGTTCGTGATCGACGAGACTTTCCTTCGTGACCTTCGCCTGCCAAGCTCTACCCCGTCGCGGGAGCTAGGAGGAGTGGATGCGCGGGGGCGCTCTGGACGAGGCGAGCGGCGTGCTGGACTCGTTGGTCGTGCTCGTGGCGGAGAGCCTCGGATACGCCTGCCATCGGCTGCCCGGCGACGTCATGGCGCTGGAGGGACCCACCCGGCTGCACGTCAGCATGCGCAACCTGCGCCAGCTGGCCCGGCTGGTGCCGCGGGACGACTGGCCGGCGCTGGTCTCCGACCACGTCACCACGATCGTGACCGCGATCGAAGAACCGCTGGACCTGTCGGACTTCGAGCTGGCCCAGCACCTGCTGCGCACCCGGATCTACCCGGCC contains these protein-coding regions:
- a CDS encoding ABC-F family ATP-binding cassette domain-containing protein, encoding MITATDIELRAGARLLIEKATFRVNPGDRVGLVGRNGAGKTTLTRVLAGEALPAAGTVTRSGSIGYLPQDPREVDLEESARDRILSARGLDEVIRGLRAAEQAMATATGAERDRAVRRYGRLEDRLHVLGGYAAEAEAAAIASSLGLPDRVLNQPLGTLSGGQRRRVELARILFSGAETLLLDEPTNHLDADSIVWLRDFLRSHTGGLVVISHDVGLLEAVVNRVFHLDAGRCVIDVYNVGWKAYLAQRETDERRRKREQANAQRQAAALMAQADKMRAKATKAKAAQQMDRRARQLLASVEGERKSDRVAKIRFPDPAPCGRTPLIAEGLSKSYGSLEIFTDVNLAIDRGSRVVVLGLNGAGKTTLLRLLAGVDKPDTGRVIAGHGLKLGYYAQEHETLEAGRTVLENMRSAAPDLPEVEVRKILGSFLFSGDDVDKPAGVLSGGEKTRLALATLVVSSANVLLLDEPTNNLDPASRQEILSALRTFTGAIVLVTHDEGAVEALQPERVILLPDGVEDIWSDEFADLVALA
- a CDS encoding helix-turn-helix domain-containing protein, with the protein product MAETLKKGTRVTGAERDKLAAELKKRYDSGESIRALAAATGRSYGFIHRILTESGVNLRGRGGATRGKKS
- a CDS encoding enoyl-CoA hydratase/isomerase family protein, giving the protein MDTGTKQAAVVPAEDLAQAGLLLDIDGPVATITLNRPDKRNAMTFAMWRTLARIGDALPGSVRVVVVRGAGKAFSAGIDLSMFSSPEGPRGDDPEAGDRFIAELQAGYTWLRRPEIVSIAAVHGYAIGAAFQLALSCDLRVMAEDAWLCMKEPALGLVPDLTGTKPLVDIVGVHRAIDICLTARKVPAEEAARLGLAERVVPAAELETAVRELTGALLAVDAGAAVATKRLLWQAPGNTLEEQCAAERREQLARLRALRGN
- a CDS encoding ABC transporter ATP-binding protein, which produces MPGNGWQLMASYRRDRSVTRQKLKPGTVRRIAGYARPYVRELALFLLLNALAAGIVVAGPLLLKSIIDRGVIPGRPAVVIWLAVAVAALALVEAVLSLVQRWYSARIGEGLIYDLRTQVFDHVQRMPVAFFMRAQTGSLVSRLNTDVIGAQRALTTTLSSVVSNVISLILVLGAMFWLSWQVTVIALVLLPVFIVPAKWVGRRLQRISREQMQLDAEMSSLMTERFNVAGAMLAKLYGRPEEESAMFAERAGRVRDIGVVSAMYGRVFFVALTLVAALATAMTYGVGGLLVVDGTLQLGTLVALAALLTRMYGPLTALSNVQVDVMTALVSFDRVFEVLDLKPMIDQRPGAVPLAAAGSGQALRVEFDHVTFRYPAAEEVSLASLESIARTDTTPARTVLRDVSFTVEPGQMVALVGPSGAGKTTITHLVSRLYDVTDGAVRIGGRDVRDLTLESLRRTVGVVTQDAHLFHDSIRANLRYARPDATEEEIVQALKDAHIWDLVAAMPDGLDTVVGDRGYRLSGGEKQRLAIARLLLKAPSVVILDEATAHLDSESEAAVQRALATALSGRTSLVIAHRLSTIREADQILVVDAGRIVERGRHEELLLAGGLYAELYRTQFASQASGGGRSPEPLGAE
- a CDS encoding sulfotransferase family protein — encoded protein: MRPAPHILVINGTKVRRPVFVLGAPHSGTDLLARAIKQTAGFHLTVGRPGVLRVTYAFARRPTIASERGRGAARVLRDAYAEAWQISPWGCAQCPAECRTLAGLPPAETAEDAVRSGQVCTEPGRVQRFADASPDLIYSADVLLDAFPDAQLLQVIRDGRDVVAGMLTDERCLAWFKPGVANLEEVFPNPFLGVEDFTDRSRWPKAAMAVKCALRWRGSVRLSARLRAQVPEDQLLTVRYEDLISRPGQVVETLSEYLGAPIPKNALTGLVRPGENGDGGVGAWRRRLTPKQLIQVERVAGKELQRLGYRLSGAA
- a CDS encoding SIR2 family NAD-dependent protein deacylase; translation: MDMPPSLGEWLREARSITVLTGAGISTDSGIPDFRGPQGVWTKDPSAAALSSLDAYLADPQVRRRVWQARRDHPAWHAEPNAAHLALVKLERAGRLRAIVTQNIDGLHQAAGSSPKTVIEIHGTMREVECLECGLRTPTQQVLKRLEEGEADPPCLECGGIQKAATISFGQALRPQVLQAAVRAARSCDLFMAVGTSLTVHPAAGLCLEAVEHGARLVIVNAQPTPYDGIADAVLREPIGEALPGLVELALRDDRVTDGGS